One window from the genome of Paraconexibacter algicola encodes:
- a CDS encoding lytic transglycosylase domain-containing protein, translating into MPIAAFDRVAELQQLTAAARTPVALHAPAPAQTTAAPTFATQLAAAGTTPATTTPSASGQPFGAEIDAAAAKHGIDPALLRALVRQESGFDPAARSPAGASGLTQLMPGTAASLGVTDPTDPVQALDGGARYLRQQLDRFGGDERLALAAYNAGPGAVSRHGGVPPYAETQQYVERVLGFAATERAARPAGGLATTPVPALTPTPVTTPTTSGALPYSTV; encoded by the coding sequence GTGCCGATCGCCGCCTTCGACCGCGTCGCCGAGCTCCAGCAGCTCACCGCCGCCGCCCGCACCCCCGTCGCGCTGCACGCCCCCGCGCCCGCGCAGACGACCGCCGCCCCCACCTTCGCGACGCAGCTCGCCGCCGCCGGGACCACCCCCGCGACGACGACGCCGAGCGCGTCCGGTCAACCGTTCGGAGCCGAGATCGACGCGGCCGCGGCCAAGCACGGGATCGACCCCGCCCTCCTGCGCGCCCTCGTGCGCCAGGAGTCCGGGTTCGATCCCGCGGCCCGCAGCCCCGCCGGTGCCTCCGGCCTCACCCAGCTCATGCCCGGCACCGCCGCGTCGCTCGGGGTCACCGACCCCACCGACCCGGTCCAGGCCCTCGACGGTGGAGCGCGCTACCTGCGCCAGCAGCTCGATCGCTTCGGTGGCGACGAGCGGCTGGCGCTGGCCGCGTACAACGCCGGCCCCGGCGCCGTCTCCCGCCACGGCGGCGTGCCGCCCTACGCCGAGACGCAGCAGTACGTCGAGCGCGTGCTCGGCTTCGCCGCGACCGAGCGTGCCGCGCGCCCCGCCGGCGGCCTCGCCACCACCCCGGTGCCGGCGCTCACGCCGACGCCCGTCACCACCCCCACGACCTCGGGCGCCCTGCCCTACTCGACCGTCTAG
- the fliJ gene encoding flagellar export protein FliJ: MKERFDFGLERVRRVRVHDEDRAKEALAASLAHRERHEARLQAVAAQLESARFAAPLAAEAAVDVAALRARQAYVERLERTRLVAALEVDRADAEVDARRTVVTAASRKREVLDRLRDRQAAAHRLEIARAEGVRLDEIALQGHLRAKAA, translated from the coding sequence ATGAAGGAGCGGTTCGACTTCGGTCTCGAGCGGGTGCGCCGGGTGCGCGTCCACGACGAGGACCGCGCGAAGGAGGCCCTGGCGGCCAGCCTCGCGCACCGCGAGCGGCACGAGGCGCGCCTGCAGGCCGTCGCCGCGCAGCTCGAGTCCGCCCGCTTCGCCGCACCGCTCGCCGCCGAGGCGGCCGTCGACGTCGCCGCCCTGCGCGCCCGCCAGGCGTACGTGGAGCGGCTCGAGCGCACGCGCCTGGTCGCCGCGCTCGAGGTCGACCGGGCCGACGCCGAGGTCGACGCGCGCCGCACCGTCGTCACCGCCGCCTCGCGCAAGCGCGAGGTCCTCGACCGGCTGCGCGACCGCCAGGCCGCCGCGCACCGCCTCGAGATCGCGCGCGCCGAGGGCGTGCGCCTGGACGAGATCGCCCTGCAGGGTCACCTCCGCGCGAAGGCCGCCTGA
- a CDS encoding CHAP domain-containing protein → MHLSRTQGRRRALLATTTVAAALTLVGAAGAKTADGPTARAAAAPGTVKVNAGYTLAVRATPSSSGRVVRKLANDTKVRIVCQTQGDRVTGRFGTSTLWDKLSGGGYVSDTYVYTGSDQRVAPDCGGSTTPVNTQPSPAPSSGLPASVKLRDDYPYPTRSWNGVDPWNFYFRECTSFVAYRISKVIRGFANGYKGGRFGNAMTWDDNARRIGMKVDRTPKVGSIMVRNSGRYGHVAIVAKVGSGGKRIFVEQYNAGGTHRYSKEWLTRTSVMTFIHP, encoded by the coding sequence ATGCACCTGTCCAGGACCCAGGGGCGGCGCCGTGCGCTGCTCGCCACCACCACCGTCGCCGCCGCGCTGACGCTCGTCGGGGCCGCCGGCGCGAAGACCGCCGACGGCCCGACGGCGCGGGCGGCCGCCGCGCCCGGGACCGTGAAGGTCAACGCCGGCTACACGCTGGCGGTGCGCGCCACCCCGTCCAGCAGCGGCCGGGTAGTCCGCAAGCTCGCGAACGACACGAAGGTCCGCATCGTCTGCCAGACCCAGGGCGACCGGGTGACCGGCCGCTTCGGCACCTCGACGCTGTGGGACAAGCTGTCCGGCGGCGGCTACGTCTCCGACACCTACGTCTACACCGGCAGCGACCAGCGCGTCGCCCCGGACTGCGGCGGCTCCACCACGCCGGTGAACACGCAGCCCTCCCCCGCTCCGAGCAGCGGCCTGCCCGCGAGCGTGAAGCTCCGCGACGACTACCCGTACCCGACGCGCAGCTGGAACGGCGTCGACCCGTGGAACTTCTACTTCCGCGAGTGCACGAGCTTCGTCGCGTACCGGATCAGCAAGGTCATCCGCGGCTTCGCCAACGGCTACAAGGGCGGCCGCTTCGGCAACGCGATGACCTGGGACGACAACGCCCGCAGGATCGGCATGAAGGTCGACCGCACGCCGAAGGTCGGCTCGATCATGGTCCGCAACTCCGGCCGCTACGGCCACGTCGCGATCGTCGCGAAGGTCGGCAGCGGCGGGAAGCGGATCTTCGTCGAGCAGTACAACGCCGGCGGCACGCACCGGTACTCCAAGGAGTGGCTGACCAGGACGTCGGTGATGACGTTCATCCACCCGTAG
- a CDS encoding FliI/YscN family ATPase gives MTAGLAERLGAHAATVRRADLHRRRGRVTDLIGLIVEATGLEAEVGEVCEIETGRDRPPTPAEVVGFRAGRTLLMPLGELVGIGPGDRVTAMGAPVRVPTGASLLGRVLDGLGRPIDGGPPLALGDDLVLASVEASPPSPMERPRITDRVSLGVRALDALVPCGRGQRLGIFAGSGVGKSSLLGMIARATEADVNVICLVGERGREVREFLDRDLGPEGLARSVVVVATSDQPALVRIKAALTATTIAESFRDMGADVLLMMDSVTRFAMAQREIGLAIGEPPATRGYTPSVFALLPKLLERSGTSALGSITGLYTVLVDGDDMNEPIADAVRSILDGHVVLTRELAHQGHYPAVDVLQSVSRLVGEIMDPAARAAATELRALMAAEKDKRDLVAIGAYERGTDPVADRAIDLKPAIDAFLKQTVDERPDALAADAALAAVVGGAAGVVPGIVEGSVAADPAVGLPADPQHAASPSAIPPLNLAV, from the coding sequence GTGACCGCCGGGCTCGCCGAGCGCCTCGGGGCGCACGCCGCCACCGTCCGGCGCGCCGACCTGCACCGGCGCCGCGGACGCGTCACCGACCTGATCGGCCTGATCGTCGAGGCCACCGGCCTCGAGGCGGAGGTCGGCGAGGTCTGCGAGATCGAGACCGGCCGCGACCGACCCCCGACGCCCGCCGAGGTCGTCGGCTTCCGCGCCGGGCGCACGCTGCTGATGCCGCTGGGCGAGCTCGTCGGGATCGGTCCCGGGGACCGCGTCACCGCGATGGGCGCACCGGTGCGCGTGCCGACCGGCGCGTCGCTGCTCGGCCGCGTGCTGGACGGTCTCGGCCGTCCGATCGACGGCGGTCCGCCGCTGGCGCTCGGCGACGACCTCGTGCTCGCGAGCGTCGAGGCGTCCCCGCCGTCCCCGATGGAGCGGCCGCGGATCACCGACCGCGTGTCGCTCGGGGTCCGGGCGCTCGACGCGCTCGTCCCCTGCGGCCGCGGGCAGCGGCTCGGCATCTTCGCCGGCTCCGGCGTGGGCAAGTCCTCGCTGCTGGGCATGATCGCCCGGGCCACCGAGGCGGACGTGAACGTCATCTGCCTCGTCGGCGAGCGTGGCCGCGAGGTCCGCGAGTTCCTCGACCGCGACCTGGGGCCCGAGGGTCTCGCGCGCTCCGTGGTCGTCGTCGCCACGAGCGACCAGCCCGCGCTCGTGCGGATCAAGGCGGCGCTCACCGCCACGACGATCGCCGAGTCGTTCCGCGACATGGGCGCCGACGTGCTGCTGATGATGGACTCGGTGACGCGCTTCGCGATGGCCCAGCGCGAGATCGGCCTGGCGATCGGGGAGCCGCCCGCGACCCGCGGCTACACCCCCAGCGTGTTCGCGCTCCTGCCCAAGCTGCTGGAGCGCTCGGGCACCAGCGCGCTCGGCTCGATCACCGGGCTCTACACGGTGCTCGTCGACGGCGACGACATGAACGAGCCGATCGCCGACGCGGTCCGCTCGATCCTCGACGGGCACGTCGTCCTCACGCGCGAGCTCGCCCACCAGGGCCACTACCCGGCGGTCGACGTCCTGCAGTCCGTCTCCCGCCTGGTCGGGGAGATCATGGACCCGGCGGCGCGCGCCGCGGCGACGGAGCTGCGCGCGCTGATGGCCGCGGAGAAGGACAAGCGCGACCTCGTCGCGATCGGCGCGTACGAGCGCGGGACCGACCCGGTGGCCGACCGCGCCATCGACCTGAAGCCCGCGATCGACGCGTTCCTGAAGCAGACGGTCGACGAGCGGCCGGACGCGCTCGCGGCCGACGCCGCGCTCGCCGCCGTCGTCGGGGGCGCAGCGGGCGTCGTGCCGGGGATCGTCGAGGGGTCGGTGGCCGCCGACCCCGCGGTCGGCCTGCCGGCCGACCCGCAGCACGCGGCCTCGCCGAGCGCGATCCCGCCGCTCAACCTCGCGGTCTGA